The DNA sequence cggtaatggcgatttcgaatttagtgttgacccgacaattttattctgaagagacaaacaGCGCGcgtgcgcattatcgtgaaccagttcctttaactcgctccccacttaccgccgcgctctactatctgaaagCAGGGAACGTAAAGCGGCTAATGTTGGCTAGATGTTCGATaatggttttgtgttttggtaTAGTAGAGATTCGTGACAATTTAATCCCTCACATGAAGCTTAcataaagatttacatacacATGGTACACACTACATACAACTTATTTTAAAGTCAAGCTTTCAGTTTCCGCACTGggttttgaaaaatgttttttttccaaaggtcattacaatattcaaacttatttaccttttctgGTTTAAAATGGAACAAACTCTTCCTAGATTTGGCGTTTCTCGCTTCACGTCGGCTTCCGCGTCGGCATGTTTTCTCAGTCTGTTTCCCGGCAGTTGTGCAACGTGGTTAAGACGATCTCTTAATTCCAAGACACTTTCAACGGATCATAACGGGAAAGCTATCAGGGGTAGACCGGGTAGACCCgaaatttgcaaagaagaaatGTTGAAGTAACACGATGACCAAAAAAATCCAATAAAACCGCTAACAGTAGCCAGCAATGAATCCaagaagaacggcaaaaacaacactcaaatCATCATGGCGGCTTGTACATGACCaacaattcaaacttgtcataaacgctcaagaaagcaaaatattttaaggTAACGTAACTACTATCAAGATAAAGTGTTCGAACAACTTTCCAAGGCCGTATAGGGTAGAAATTACCTACACAAGCTTGGAATAACGCGAAAATTTTACCATATACACCTCTGAAAACGGCTCTTCCCAAGcgcgaaaatcactctacaaataacgcattctgattggtcgaatctcgtgacgcacaccgcctggtTTCCACCCTTTCAGCAAAGTTTCCAAAATGATGAGAAACCTTATTGGTGGAAAATTTGAAAGTACTGTCAAACAGGTTtgacaccataggatttcgaacagactcaaaagttataaCCACCTTATGAGACTCCATTGTTAAATATTCTGGGAGTGAAGCTAGGCTTGAACATAATACTTACATTGGCACCAAACTTGATATTCTtgctaaatataaaataataataataataataataacaataataatgataataataataaataatataataataatgacaataatagtATCAAATACTGAGGGGTTTGgtatctttttcttcttttcttgtaGATGGAACAGTTAGATTGCCGTTTACAGAAACAATAAATATGGCAGGAAGAAATTCAAGAGTGCCTTGCATCGTAATAGGAGAAACCTTTGATTCTTGGATAACTCCCTCGGGTCAGAGAATCACAACATCAAGCATTGGGAGGATTACAGTTTCAGTGAATAGTGATACATATACACTGAATATACATTCCATATCTGCTCAAGATGGAGGCCAGTACCGATGTCAAGGCTCGTTTAATTCAAGAAGTTTCACTCTAAATATTAATTGTAAGTATCTCCCTGGGTGTACTGCGATGTATAGTCTATAAGGTAATGGGTATCTCCTACCGTTAGGGGTAGCAATACACTGTTCCAAGCAGTAATTCAGTGCTGTTCCAGCTAGTGTTCAAgttttttgataaataatataaaattgatAATGTTTATATACAAAAGATCTGAAGCGACAATCACTAATATTGCTGTGTAGCTGGAGGGGTTTCCCCAATACAATGCACGCTCTTTGCTTACTTCAAAATCACATTATCATTAATATTGCTCAGTCTGTAGCTGGAGATGTTTTCCCAATAGCATACAATCTCTTTGCTTACTTCAAAATCATGCAATACGGCATCTAACAATAAGGTCCTCTTCAGAGGAGGGAGGAGATATATATGTCTTATGTCTGAATTTCGAAACTCCTTAAAGGGTGCGTTCCCTTGCTccagatcaggatcagtgatccgagatcactcggatcatggtacatcaaatgaaccgatgaatccttgtccagagtggattcatcggttcatttgatctaccattgTTCAGGACAAATCTAATTTAAACATCGGACATGAACATTATCCGAAAACCGTTACGTTTTTTGATAGGGACCTGAgcgctggtcacgtgacctcttttTCCATGTGACTAGCGTGATCTGTGAGAGTTGTTGCGTTGTTTTACAGACAGAACTTGTGAGTATCTCGTCCGTTTTTCAGTTCTATTGGGCTCTCTACCTAcaagttttgtatttttattttagtttttaccgTTTGAGTTGAAGAAATCTGTGCTTATCCCCAACAACCATGATCCGGATCATCTCAAAGGAACGTACCCTTTGTTTTCGCATACTGAGGAGTAAGCCATGTCCCTTTCGGGTTTTTACTATTGTATTTGCCTTTTTTCTCTGGCGCGGTTTCAACCTATCTTTTTGTTGTCTATCGCCATTTCATCAATCTTGTTTCGCTGTTTTAAGACAATGTCGCTCGTCGAAATTTTGACCTTACAGGGAATCAAGAATTCAACTGTCCCCCAGCAATGTTGCTGATCACGCGATATTGCAAATTCAAAGACGTCAGAGAGTAATTAAGTTCACTATTACTTATACATGAATGTTGACTCGCTGCTCAGTTAACTATCATATATTTGTACACAAAAGTATAAATTAAAGTTGTTCCCCAGCACTAGTCTCTTACGTATTTAATATGAAGCCCTCCTTGGGTTTTACGTGAGATGATGAATATGTGGAAATTTCAGAGATCAGCTGGATATGCACATTTCTGATGAGCAAAACAATGAATGCCacagtaaattttgtttttttgtagggGCAGTTTCTTCAATACTGTGTTACATTCAGTCTCGTCGTGTTACTTCTCTCCATAGTACATACCATATCCGCAGAAAAGTCATTGTTTCAACTTAAAAATTGACTTAAACACTTAATAGGTAGCGTGTTAAGCTTAAATTAGTCTAAGCCCTTGCATGTAAAACGTAAGTGAAATAATGATATCTGTGATAATAATTAcataattaataataacaataataataataatgataataatattattattaacataaACACCAATGATATAGCAGatgaaaacatgatatcttcacatgtgaaaatattaGTATGTGttatcaaatggtgacgagtgaaattagggaataatttcacttgcgttttgtccaaatcctaataatttccccaGCCCTCACGCgagggaaattataaggatttggacaaaacgcaagtgaaattattccctaatttcacgagtataccatttgattacctattaatatcatgggtgacgaattacattagcaatcttggatttttgacatgttcccggatcgtatcgatcgagaactccactctctcaaatgtttagaccttaaatttggctttttcagcaaaatacctgttagaatccttcttgatgttatcttgtgtgttcaggttttctagagcatctttttgtgccctgacatcttaaTTCCccgcattttaaaacttcgtcgccatcttgacactgagacgtacggaagggttgcaatggcaattttgtaatttcacatgtgaaattacaaattaatgctgaaatttcgcgccaaaattaaggagtaattcgtcacctatgatattatttATCTTATACACGTGAAAAAttaccgttgctatggctacgtAATAtttcgcgcctttcacaccaaaaaactattaaattgAACTGGTTTTCTATTTCATtgatatttatataataaaaaaaaaacattatatgACCACTTGgcgatacgaaatttctcttctggtGATGAAAAgatatttcactcgtttgctGCGCTCACTCGCAGGTCTGCAAAAtttattattgcttttattGTTGCGATATTTGTTAACGTGTTTTTCTTGTTGCAATAAAatattcttgttacttttgcgatttttgcgaaatttaaGGAATTCCTCTGGGCCTTGTTTGCCTTTACAAGACTGATCTTTGCTAGATTTGgtattgttgttattttttgcgatatttgcaaATTAACATCTGACAACATTTTCTTGTATTAAAtcattttttgctaaaattgagaaaaaaaattgcttttcgACAGAGTTTTGTATCGTGAAACGTCAATCcagaacagttttgtccagtgtACTATGACAGAAAGCAACCTTCATTCATCTATTTACAATGTACTTACTAATTTCTATAAACTCAAATAAAACTTACAAACAACTAATGTACATCAGAAATGCCATAGCAGATTACTTTCGTAAGTGAGAAAGCTTGGTCTCAACAATCAACTTGTCTAcatgataataattaaaaaaattctccttTTTGGTATAAAAAAGTCTAGTAacagtaataaaaaataaaacctcaTATCTCCTAAATGTCATTTTCTACAGTTTCATTGTTAATGTCAGTGTTCTTAGAAGTTCGAgatcctggccccagttgttcaaaaggtggatagcgctatccggtggataaatctctatccagtggatagtacaattggtttcccaaatacttatccgctggatagtgatttatctagtggatagtgctatccaacgtttgaacaactggggcctgatctcttagctcgttgtggtgCTAAGTAACAAAACCCCCTAGTTTGTAAATCATAGAGTGGTCTACAGTAAATACTCCCCCGCAAACACAagtgaaatacaatttagataaACAGTACTAAATATGCAAACCGGTTCTCCCAAAGATGATTCACTCGAATGGTTACAAACAGGACTTTGTCCACAGATTTAAAGCCGTTAGAGTTACAAAAAATCTTGCCATGACGGGTTCTAGGGGTGAAAGGATTAGTTGTTATGAAGACTTGAGAAAACGGCCAATTGTgacaaattttatcttttttgctaTAGATAGAGTAACTGATGTCAACTTAAAGCAAACCCTACTCCTTGGCCAAACACAAACGCTGGTATTCGGTGTGTCAGCTTATCCACCACTTACATACGCTTGGACAAAGGATGGACAGTATTTAAATGTAAGATTTGGTGGACGCTTAACCCTCAATCCACAGACTGGATCAATCACTTTCAAACCTGTACAAAAGATTGATGAAGGAAACTACACATGTCAAGTATTTTCAGCTAAACTTGGTGGTCACACATTTGACCCTATCTCTGCTGTAGTCATAGGTAAGGTACACTGTGAGGCTTTTGCTCCACGAGAGAATACAGATCATGATATCATCAGCCAtcgtccaccattttgaataTTAAGTCAAAACTTAAAGCATGAGAAGAAATTATCGATATTTGTATCTTCGGAGGAAATACCGCAGTTCACCAATTAATCGGTGTATAATACTTTACTcttgttttctataaaattaGCATAGTGGAAAATTACAtattgaattaaaaattaccaaTGTACAAAAGCAATGATGACACATTGATACAGCGTTACGTTAGCCTGTACGTAAAGtacaatttgaaaataaaaagtgGACAGTTTTGGAAACAGATCTTCCTCTCCAGTCGCtgaaatttgtgaatatattcaCTTCAAATGGACGTTAGCCCTGCTTGTATTCAGCGGTCATGGTGAACTTGAAACTACAGTATATTTTCTGACAAGATTCTTCTCCGGCATCTTATTGTCAGTGAGTGGCCACTATAATAATCATTGATTAGTGACAGGGTAATGAGTTGACTTGATTGACTTCTTGCACTTTGTGACAAATATCATGGTTTTCCTTGCGCCCATGCAGCTGTTAACACCTTAACTCTTAAAACTTTGACAAAGCTAATAAGATTGTCTGATTGAAgcagtgtcttttttttctacaaCAGAGAGCCCCCAAATCAACAAGTATGAAGGTGATCCTGTAAATCGCAGACTCACTCTAGGTTACAACAACACATTTCACTGTGATATTAAGAAAGGTACCCCAAAACCAACTGTCACTTGGTACTTTGGATGGGTCGATAGATTGAAGAAGGTCGATTCTCAATATGACAGCCGGTACTCCCATCCAACAGAAGAAGAATGGACAATTACTGGTATTACAAAGGCAGATAAAGGCAAATACATGTGCATTGTGAATAACGAGGCTGGGGAGGATAGGCTGAGGTTTGAAATCACCGAAGTTGACGGTGAGTTTTAAAGTAAACACTAAGCGGTCAACTTATTGagatttaaaatgtttaagtaATGAAATGTTAAAAGCATTATAAGGTAGGCATCTCATGTCTTCTGGAAGGGAATTCCAGTCTGTCAATGCACTATTAAAGGGTCTGAGTAGACCCCATTTCGAGTTTGATCTAATAGATCTAATAGCTTCCTTGTTGCGGGTGTTATGGCTATGATAGTCTGAGGCTCGAGTAATCATACTGTTTCTTTCactgtcattaaaaaaaattatgcataaAAAAACACCGTTGAGTTAATCTTCTGGTTGATAGATTCATCCAGTTCAGATCTAGCAGTGCTTGAGTTGAAGAAGAATGCGTCGCTCGATTCAGAACTAGCTTGGTTGCTTTATTCTGAAGAACTTGGATAGAATCCATTaaaactttgttatttttgtcacCCCATACGATACTCGCATATTCAAGAATAGGAATGAGTATTGTTGACACATAGATCATTCTTGCATAAACTAGGAGAAGATGCTTGATTCGTTTTAAGACAGCTAAGTATAGTCTCCCCATTTGCTATTTTACTTTGTAGTTGTTCACTGTGGTCGTGCCAAGTAAGATGCTGGTTTATATAATGATCACTCCAAGATACTTGAATTTGGTAACGCTTTCCAATTGATCATTGTCGGCTATAAGAGCAAAGTCATTAAATTGACTTAGTTCGTTACGTCCTCCACTGACCATAAACTTCGACTTGATAACGTTTAGTGTCAGCTTATTGTCATGTAACCAAGATGTAAAAGTTGCCAAGTCTGCATTGAGCTTTGATTGCAAATCGGTTGGCGAGTTCTCATGACAATAAAAAGCCATGTCATCAGCAAACATCGTCATCTTTGAGTGCTACAGTTCAGATTGAATGCTATTAATATACACCTAGAATAACAATGGTCCCAAAATGCTGCCCTGTGGTACTCCCATGGTGAGTATTGCTGGGGGAGACAATGCATTAACACACATCGTTTGATGAACTCCACCAGAGAGATATAAGCAGAACCGTTCCAAGCTTTTCCCTGCTACTCCTAGTGACTTGAGTTTGATGAGGAGCAGATGATCAACGGTGTCAAACGCGTTGCGAAAGTCCAGGACCACTGTTCCCGTCACGCATCCTTTGTCCATACTTTCTAGGACTTGATCTGTGAAGGCGATTAAGGCAGTGGAAGTTGAACGCTTTAATCGGAAGCCAAACTGTTATTGTGATAATAATCTGTTTTCTTCCAAAAAGGAACTTAACTGAATATTTGCTGATCTCTCTATGATCTTGCTTATAGTTGGTAACATTGATATCCGTCGGTAATTATCCTTTAATGACTTATCTCCATCTTTAAATAATGCACTGACTTTTGCAAACTTCCAGACCCCTGGAAATACTCCATCAGTGAAAGATTTATTGATCAAACCAGTTAGAATTGGGGCGATGACGTCAGAAGCATACTTCAACAAGCGAAACCGTAGTTCCGTCTTAGTTAGGTACATGTAACATTGAAACATGACGTAACATTAATTTCTGACTGTGTATTACTAcaaaagcaaacatgtcaaaGAGAAAATCCAGTTTGTATGTGCTTTTCGCAAACCTGTGGAAGAATGTGTAAGCTGTAAAGCACCCAAACATTAGCACAAACCGGAAATTGTACATTAGCCTGCGAGCATGCTCACTTGTGCTAGTTCTGAAAAAGTCACAATCACATTCatgttaatttatttttgtaaataaataacatgCTATATATGAGTGTCGATAAATTTGACACACAAGTACTAACAGACCTTGCATATcgctttttgttgttttcttttccagtgcaggtcatgtgataacctttcttattatataaacacacctatgaaataccaggtgagctttcgcgcgaaaacttgatattttcaagtgtg is a window from the Porites lutea chromosome 10, jaPorLute2.1, whole genome shotgun sequence genome containing:
- the LOC140949907 gene encoding uncharacterized protein, whose protein sequence is MAKLILMMVALLVMTVGRSDGTVRLPFTETINMAGRNSRVPCIVIGETFDSWITPSGQRITTSSIGRITVSVNSDTYTLNIHSISAQDGGQYRCQGSFNSRSFTLNINYRVTDVNLKQTLLLGQTQTLVFGVSAYPPLTYAWTKDGQYLNVRFGGRLTLNPQTGSITFKPVQKIDEGNYTCQVFSAKLGGHTFDPISAVVIESPQINKYEGDPVNRRLTLGYNNTFHCDIKKGTPKPTVTWYFGWVDRLKKVDSQYDSRYSHPTEEEWTITGITKADKGKYMCIVNNEAGEDRLRFEITEVDDLRLVGGSWSGEGRVEIYYNSSWGTVCDDLWDINDAQVVCRQLGYPSAVSAPLYARFGRGSGRIWLDNVECQGNENHIRHCRGSRPWGVHNCDHREDASVICSNNSIPIPSASSVSPTRASSPSTNSMSSAILIWPSTSRPSTWTMHPPRPSTTIPRFAFTISCFPSSMVAHIARDSLPSGADASLLHLNDPSCGVNYVTKKSVIIKAPLKGCGTVRRYVGYKMFFHNKVVVPSGYGQKRSLSVFPFKCVYSRFGFP